In Primulina eburnea isolate SZY01 chromosome 5, ASM2296580v1, whole genome shotgun sequence, a single window of DNA contains:
- the LOC140832987 gene encoding uncharacterized protein: MVAEPWILRMGNQVSDKLKHALYVENLTKSNKKHGATEKQIIGILSFEVANMMTKIIHLYKSLTYNEILKLKNEILRSDGVKILVSSDENLLMELALVEKLDDLNRVASVVSGLGKKCSIPALQGFEHVYGDIISGVIDVKELAFLVKDMVSMSRKMERYVKSTASLYGEMEVMNELEAATKKFQQNQHEESRKAFEQKLMWKKQDVSHLMDISLWNQTYDKVVELLARTICTVYARILAVFADVHRKMDDSGVPISRSQVGLSGSFRSMKPEFGQKSGPLEVNREVQTDAVLKKSDSTNTKCFCHSGSIRKDGLEKKTVTHKPKVGLQKSGCLHGIDDFSLSCGMGPGRMFMECLSLSSSVSKADDGDDQISQIFGYGSDIGGMKEEHASRLVNFGHLNNNDPLNGEQRWLKGSLLNATGIRSNSRLQVYALPSTVGGSALALHYANVIIVIEKLLRYPHLVGDEARDDLYQMLPTRLRKTLKTSLKSYVKTLSIYDAPLAHDWRERLDGLLSWLAPLAHNMIRWQSERNFEQQQIITRTNVLLFQTLYFADQEKTDAAICELLVGLNYICRYEQQQNALLDCASSFDFEDSMDWQLQFDSPLHP; the protein is encoded by the coding sequence ATGGTGGCGGAGCCTTGGATTTTGAGAATGGGTAATCAGGTTAGTGACAAATTAAAGCATGCTTTATATGTTGAGAATTTGACAAAATCAAATAAGAAACATGGGGCTACAGAGAAGCAAATTATTGGAATACTGTCCTTTGAAGTTGCTAATATGATGACTAAGATTATTCATTTATATAAATCTTTGACTTATAATGAGATTCTTAAGCTTAAAAATGAAATCTTGAGATCGGATGGGGTGAAAATCCTTGTGTCTAGTGATGAAAATCTACTTATGGAACTGGCCCTGGTTGAGAAACTTGATGATTTGAATAGGGTTGCTAGTGTGGTGTCTGGGCTAGGCAAGAAGTGCTCCATCCCAGCTTTGCAGGGGTTTGAGCATGTGTATGGAGACATAATTTCTGGGGTGATTGATGTAAAGGAGTTAGCGTTTTTGGTCAAGGACATGGTGAGTATGTCGAGGAAAATGGAGCGCTACGTAAAATCCACGGCTAGTTTATATGGTGAAATGGAGGTCATGAATGAGCTGGAGGCAGCCACCAAGAAATTTCAGCAAAACCAGCATGAAGAGAGTAGGAAAGCTTTTGAGCAGAAGTTGATGTGGAAGAAACAAGATGTGAGTCATTTGATGGACATCTCactttggaaccagacatatgaCAAAGTTGTAGAGCTGTTGGCAAGAACCATATGCACAGTTTATGCACGGATACTTGCGGTGTTTGCAGATGTTCATCGAAAGATGGATGATTCTGGTGTTCCCATTTCAAGGTCACAGGTTGGTTTAAGTGGAAGTTTTCGCAGCATGAAGCCAGAATTTGGACAGAAATCTGGTCCTTTAGAGGTTAATCGAGAGGTTCAAACAGATGCTGTTCTGAAAAAGTCAGATTCAACCAATACTAAGTGCTTTTGCCATTCGGGGTCTATCAGAAAAGATGGGTTGGAGAAGAAGACCGTAACTCATAAGCCCAAAGTTGGATTGCAGAAAAGTGGTTGCTTGCATGGTATTGATGATTTTAGTTTGTCGTGTGGAATGGGACCAGGGAGGATGTTCATGGAATGTTTAAGTCTGAGTAGTTCTGTTTCAAAAGCTGATGATGGCGATGATCAAATTAGTCAAATCTTTGGCTATGGTAGTGACATAGGTGGTATGAAGGAAGAGCATGCCAGTCGTTTAGTTAACTTTGGTCATCTCAATAACAATGACCCTTTAAACGGAGAACAAAGATGGCTGAAGGGCAGTTTATTAAATGCCACAGgaatcagaagcaatagtcggTTACAGGTCTATGCACTCCCAAGTACTGTTGGAGGATCTGCTTTAGCCCTGCACTATGCCAATGTTATAATTGTCATAGAGAAATTGCTCCGTTACCCACATCTGGTTGGTGATGAAGCTAGAGACGATTTGTATCAAATGCTTCCGACAAGACTAAGAAAGACTTTGAAGACAAGTTTGAAGTCTTATGTGAAAACATTGTCTATCTATGACGCACCTCTAGCACATGACTGGAGAGAGCGTCTAGATGGATTGCTTTCATGGCTTGCCCCGCTTGCACAtaacatgatcagatggcaaaGTGAGCGGAACTTTGAACAGCAGCAAATTATTACTAGGACAAATGTTCTTTTGTTCCAGACGCTATATTTTGCTGACCAAGAAAAAACAGACGCAGCCATCTGTGAGCTACTGGTTGGATTAAATTACATATGTCGATACGAGCAACAACAAAATGCGTTGTTGGATTGTGCAAGTAGTTTTGATTTTGAGGATAGCATGGACTGGCAATTGCAATTTGATTCTCCCCTTCATCCTTGA